A region of Vitis vinifera cultivar Pinot Noir 40024 chromosome 13, ASM3070453v1 DNA encodes the following proteins:
- the LOC100251348 gene encoding GCN5-related N-acetyltransferase 8: protein MAAAAPPPPPTPTPTPPTTLPETGPVGNPIFARIRIANPSDVRPLHKLMYQLAVFERLPHLFSATESSLSSNLFNTPPFQSFTVFLLEVSPTPFPDAPVGAHPPITHVINLDLPIADPESQEFGSGGDAVVAGFVLFFPNYSTFLGKPGFYIEDLYVRDCYRRKGFGKMLLSAVAAQAVKMGYGRVEWCVLDWNVNAIKFYEEMGAQVLQEWRICRLTGDALQAYGN from the coding sequence ATGGCAGCCGCCGCGCCACCTCCTCCACCAACTCCAACGCCCACCCCACCCACAACATTGCCTGAGACTGGCCCCGTCGGAAATCCAATCTTCGCCAGAATCCGAATCGCTAACCCATCCGATGTTCGCCCCCTCCACAAGCTCATGTACCAGCTCGCCGTCTTCGAGCGCCTCCCCCACCTTTTCTCCGCCACTGAGTCCTCCCTTTCATCCAACCTCTTCAACACTCCTCCTTTCCAATCCTTCACCGTCTTCCTCCTTGAAGTCTCCCCCACACCCTTCCCTGACGCCCCTGTCGGCGCCCATCCTCCGATCACCCACGTCATCAATCTAGATCTCCCCATCGCAGACCCTGAATCGCAAGAATTCGGATCGGGCGGCGACGCCGTGGTGGCAGGGTTCGTGCTGTTTTTCCCAAATTATTCGACGTTCTTGGGGAAGCCAGGGTTCTATATAGAGGATTTGTATGTCAGGGATTGCTACAGGAGGAAAGGGTTTGGGAAGATGTTGTTGTCTGCGGTGGCAGCTCAGGCGGTGAAAATGGGGTATGGGAGAGTGGAGTGGTGCGTGCTTGATTGGAATGTGAATGCGATTAAGTTCTACGAAGAGATGGGTGCTCAGGTTCTTCAGGAATGGAGGATCTGTAGGCTGACTGGTGATGCTCTTCAAGCTTATGGAAATTGA
- the LOC100256497 gene encoding lysM domain receptor-like kinase 3, whose protein sequence is MKRLLLRRDSISPRQHLQVESSEFEGVVVPPNPMCKSKSSISAVEPSVNHGRSDTPRSSRVTRTSRSSSSATDRSNFNLPTNYNTSGTSRSSESTPASLSCIRESLPENPHVYDISEICSATGNFLAKKFSSSSSAWRCSVRGKDVVIFQRKLRRPIETAEIRKLLSVICKSHHGSLIKLLGASISGNHIYLVYDYVDGASLADCLRNPRNPNFTVLSNWVSRMQIAADLAHGLDYVHHCTGLDASFVHNRIRSSSILVINDSLNAKICHFGTAQLCGEIAEGTGKNSGSSQLKRSGSAVMKIEGTRGYMAPEFQLTGLATRKSDVYAFGVVILEILSGAEALKYIADDESGTYKRVSVIETAREAIEAEGGGGGGGVRRWVDSRLKDSYPVEVAEKMVRLGLECVEGDPGKRPNMSEVAARISKLYLESKNWADRIGMPTDFSVSMAPR, encoded by the coding sequence ATGAAACGCCTCCTCCTCCGGCGCGATTCGATATCACCCCGGCAACATCTCCAGGTTGAATCCTCGGAGTTTGAGGGGGTTGTAGTGCCTCCCAATCCCATGTGCAAATCCAAAAGCAGCATCAGTGCAGTGGAGCCCAGTGTCAACCACGGCCGATCAGACACACCCAGAAGCTCCCGAGTCACCAGGACGTCCAGGTCGTCTTCTTCTGCGACGGATCGCAGCAATTTTAATCTTCCCACCAATTACAACACCAGTGGGACTTCCAGGTCATCTGAGTCGACTCCCGCTTCGCTTTCTTGCATCAGAGAGTCCTTGCCGGAGAATCCCCACGTCTACGACATCTCCGAAATCTGCTCCGCCACCGGCAATTTTCTTGCCAAGAagttctcctcctcctcttccGCTTGGCGCTGCTCTGTCCGCGGCAAAGACGTGGTCATCTTCCAACGAAAGCTCCGCCGCCCCATCGAGACTGCGGAGATTCGCAAACTGCTGTCGGTGATTTGCAAAAGCCACCATGGGAGCTTGATCAAGCTCCTCGGGGCTTCGATTTCTGGAAACCACATTTACCTCGTTTACGATTACGTTGATGGCGCTAGCCTCGCAGATTGTCTCAGAAACCCTAGAAACCCTAATTTCACAGTTCTGTCGAATTGGGTCTCGAGAATGCAGATCGCGGCGGACTTGGCTCACGGGCTTGACTACGTCCACCATTGCACTGGATTGGATGCGAGTTTTGTGCACAATCGTATCAGGAGTTCCAGCATTCTCGTGATTAACGACTCGTTGAATGCCAAGATATGCCATTTCGGCACCGCACAACTCTGCGGCGAAATCGCGGAAGGTACCGGAAAAAATTCAGGGTCCTCCCAATTGAAAAGATCGGGCAGTGCGGTGATGAAGATCGAGGGGACGAGAGGGTACATGGCACCGGAATTTCAGTTGACAGGATTGGCGACGCGGAAATCGGATGTGTATGCGTTTGGGGTGGTGATTTTGGAGATCTTATCTGGAGCAGAGGCGTTGAAGTACATTGCGGACGATGAGAGTGGTACATATAAGAGAGTGAGCGTGATTGAAACAGCTAGAGAGGCCATTGAAGCTGAAGGTGGCGGCGGCGGTGGTGGGGTGAGGAGGTGGGTGGACAGCAGGCTCAAGGACTCGTATCCGGTGGAGGTGGCGGAGAAGATGGTGCGTTTGGGTCTGGAGTGCGTGGAGGGGGATCCGGGTAAGAGGCCCAATATGAGTGAAGTAGCGGCTCGAATTTCTAAGCTGTACTTAGAGTCCAAGAATTGGGCCGATCGAATAGGGATGCCTACCGATTTCTCTGTCTCAATGGCACCTCGATGA
- the LOC100249664 gene encoding GCN5-related N-acetyltransferase 8 — protein sequence MAVTGPPSPQTPTPTPTITPQETAPIGNPIFARIRIANSSDVPHLHKLMYQHAASQRLTHIFSATESSLSATLFNSPPFQSFTVLLLEVSPTPFPDGPVGCHPPITRIVNLDLPIVDPESKEFGSGGEAVVVGFVLFFPNYGVFLGKPGFYIESLYTRECYRKKGFGKMLLSAVAAQAVKMGYGKLDWCVLGWNANAFGFYKKMGAQVFEELKMCRLTSDALQAYESFS from the coding sequence ATGGCAGTCACCGGGCCACCGTCTCCCCAAACCCCAACTCCCACGCCCACCATCACCCCGCAGGAAACCGCCCCCATCGGAAACCCAATCTTCGCTAGAATCCGAATCGCCAACTCTTCTGATGTTCCCCACCTCCACAAGCTCATGTACCAGCACGCCGCCTCCCAGCGTCTTACCCACATATTTTCGGCCACTGAGTCTTCCCTCTCTGCCACTCTCTTCAACTCCCCACCCTTCCAATCCTTTACTGTCTTGCTCCTCGAAGTTTCCCCCACACCCTTCCCCGATGGCCCCGTCGGCTGCCATCCCCCCATCACCCGCATCGTCAATCTAGATCTCCCCATTGTCGATCCTGAATCTAAGGAGTTCGGGTCGGGGGGCGAAGCGGTGGTGGTAGGGTTCGTGCTTTTTTTCCCGAATTATGGGGTGTTCTTGGGGAAGCCAGGGTTCTATATAGAGAGTTTGTACACGAGGGAGTGTTACAGGAAGAAAGGGTTTGGGAAGATGCTGTTGTCGGCGGTGGCAGCTCAGGCGGTGAAGATGGGGTATGGGAAACTGGACTGGTGTGTGCTTGGTTGGAATGCGAATGCGTTTGGGTTCTACAAGAAGATGGGTGCTCAGGTTTTTGAGGAACTCAAGATGTGTAGGTTGACTTCCGACGCTCTTCAAGCTTACGAAAGTTTTAGTTAA